In the Posidoniimonas polymericola genome, one interval contains:
- the cobB gene encoding Sir2 family NAD+-dependent deacetylase — MIDPNGFQSIVVLTGAGISAESGIRTFRDADGLWEEHAIEEVASPDGFRRDPELVHRFYNLRRQQLLNEVEPNDAHRALVEFQQRFPGDFTLVTQNVDNLHEQAGSTGALHMHGELLKVHCQESGQEFDCRGDITPRTPCECCGRPGALRPHIVWFGEMPHCMVEIQHALRRCDLFVAIGTSGNVYPAAGFVDTARAAGAATVELNLEPSEVASSFDYQIYGPATQVVPGFFLGRNETDAAP, encoded by the coding sequence ATGATCGACCCGAACGGATTCCAATCGATTGTCGTGCTGACCGGCGCGGGCATTTCGGCCGAGTCCGGCATCCGCACGTTCCGCGATGCAGACGGCCTGTGGGAGGAGCACGCGATCGAGGAGGTCGCCTCGCCCGACGGCTTCCGCCGCGACCCAGAGCTCGTGCACCGCTTCTACAACCTCCGCCGCCAGCAGCTGCTGAACGAGGTCGAGCCGAACGACGCGCACCGGGCGCTGGTCGAATTCCAGCAGCGGTTCCCCGGCGACTTTACGCTGGTCACGCAGAACGTCGACAACCTGCACGAGCAGGCGGGCTCGACCGGCGCGCTGCACATGCACGGGGAGCTGCTGAAGGTCCACTGCCAAGAGTCGGGGCAGGAGTTCGACTGCCGCGGCGACATCACGCCGCGGACCCCCTGCGAGTGCTGCGGCCGGCCCGGCGCCCTGCGGCCGCACATTGTGTGGTTCGGCGAGATGCCGCACTGCATGGTCGAGATCCAGCACGCCCTGCGGCGGTGCGACCTGTTTGTGGCGATCGGCACTTCGGGTAACGTGTACCCGGCCGCCGGCTTTGTCGACACCGCCCGGGCGGCCGGAGCCGCGACCGTGGAGCTCAACCTAGAGCCGTCGGAGGTCGCCAGCTCCTTTGACTACCAGATCTACGGCCCAGCGACCCAGGTTGTGCCGGGGTTTTTCCTAGGCAGAAACGAAACCGATGCTGCACCTTAA
- a CDS encoding UDP-2,3-diacylglucosamine diphosphatase: MSDCQGWNGRVVRTLFVSDVHLGCRHSQAEPFLELLEQFEPRELYIVGDFIDGWKLKRKWRWLPVYDRILQRLMDLKRRGAKIFYTPGNHDEFLRGFIANFGVVEVKDQFVHQAADGRRFLVMHGDQFDSIEQNAQWLSWTASFAYDVLLSTNWMVNKLRGKKTDPYAFCGMVKRRVKLLVRHVSEFEDKLVQTARDSDCEGIICGHIHAPRIIDIDGLSYCNTGDWVENCSALVEYEDGGFHLLRRDGSVIDELPAATALATAGAGCAGRGVAADVESVMAGK; encoded by the coding sequence ATGTCCGATTGCCAAGGATGGAACGGGCGGGTGGTGCGAACGTTGTTTGTGAGCGATGTGCACCTGGGCTGCCGGCACTCCCAGGCCGAGCCCTTCCTCGAGCTGCTCGAGCAGTTCGAGCCGCGTGAGCTGTACATCGTCGGCGACTTTATCGACGGCTGGAAGCTGAAGCGGAAGTGGCGGTGGCTGCCGGTCTACGACCGCATCCTGCAGCGGCTGATGGACCTCAAACGCCGCGGCGCCAAGATCTTCTACACGCCGGGCAACCACGACGAATTCCTGCGTGGTTTCATCGCCAACTTCGGCGTCGTGGAGGTCAAGGACCAGTTTGTCCATCAAGCGGCCGACGGGCGCCGGTTCTTGGTGATGCACGGCGACCAGTTCGACTCGATCGAGCAGAACGCCCAGTGGCTCTCGTGGACCGCGTCGTTCGCGTACGACGTGCTGCTCTCGACCAACTGGATGGTCAACAAGCTCCGCGGCAAGAAGACCGACCCGTACGCTTTCTGCGGCATGGTCAAACGCCGCGTCAAGCTGCTGGTCCGCCACGTCAGCGAGTTCGAGGACAAGCTGGTCCAAACCGCCCGCGATTCCGACTGCGAGGGCATCATCTGCGGGCACATCCACGCCCCGCGGATCATCGACATCGACGGCCTGTCGTACTGCAACACGGGCGACTGGGTCGAGAACTGCTCCGCCCTGGTCGAGTACGAGGACGGCGGGTTCCACCTGCTGCGACGCGACGGCAGCGTCATCGACGAGCTGCCCGCCGCCACGGCGCTCGCCACGGCCGGTGCGGGTTGTGCGGGTCGGGGCGTCGCGGCGGATGTCGAGAGCGTGATGGCGGGCAAATAG
- the miaE gene encoding tRNA-(ms[2]io[6]A)-hydroxylase, with protein sequence MLHLKSDTDERWLKQVDQSLELILIDHAHCEKKAAGTALNLIFAYVENLELCREMTEIVNEELEHFHMVIELLEKRGSKLRRLKPSSYGRKLNDLVRKQEPHRAVDRLLVAGLIEARSCERFQALAARVKEPELAAFYQSLFESEARHHTTYTRLAKDFATSAEVMARLDELAELEAKIIAEGDSDPRMHS encoded by the coding sequence ATGCTGCACCTTAAGTCGGACACTGACGAGCGTTGGCTGAAGCAGGTCGACCAGTCGCTTGAGCTGATCCTGATCGACCACGCCCACTGCGAGAAAAAGGCGGCCGGCACAGCCCTGAACCTGATCTTCGCGTACGTCGAGAACCTCGAACTCTGCCGCGAGATGACCGAGATCGTGAACGAGGAGCTCGAGCACTTTCACATGGTGATCGAGCTGCTGGAAAAGCGCGGCTCGAAGCTCCGCCGGCTGAAGCCGAGCAGCTACGGCCGGAAACTGAACGACCTGGTCCGCAAGCAGGAGCCGCACCGTGCGGTTGACCGTTTGCTGGTCGCCGGCCTGATCGAGGCCCGCAGCTGCGAGCGGTTCCAGGCCCTGGCCGCACGGGTGAAGGAGCCGGAGCTAGCAGCCTTCTACCAGAGCCTGTTCGAGTCCGAGGCCCGCCACCACACGACCTACACCCGCCTTGCGAAAGACTTTGCGACTTCCGCAGAGGTGATGGCCCGGCTCGACGAGCTTGCCGAACTGGAGGCAAAAATCATCGCCGAGGGCGACTCGGACCCAAGAATGCACAGCTGA
- a CDS encoding DUF3419 family protein, giving the protein MLATHVSRAVFKLCHGNQLVYNTCWEDPRLDRVALELGAGDRLMVITSAGCNALDYALDEPERIDTVDVNPRQNALLELKKAGIKELEHAEFFELFGNGKAPDWDRMYQRLRPHLPDEAAKYWDKNGKFFLGAGRRDSFYFRGSAGMFAWGINDIYIDRWVKIRPAIERMLAAETIEEQREVYTKDVKPAFWGPWIKWFLRRDATLSLLGVPRAQRTQLERHYPGGIVKFIEDQLDHVFGELPIKDNYFWRVYLTGSYTPECCPNYLKEEHFLRLKDGLADRVHTHTNTILDHLLQKKSSYSHYVLLDHMDWMAEHMLDVLQKQWQAIVDCADEGARFLWRGAAVICDFVDPIEVQVNGQTRRLGELLEYNRPLADELHVKDRVNTYASFSIATLHKGGAPSASSQPSLDNSADDDSPQSAQDPVSPDSLAHSR; this is encoded by the coding sequence ATGCTCGCGACTCACGTCAGCCGCGCTGTCTTCAAGCTGTGCCACGGCAACCAACTGGTCTACAACACGTGCTGGGAAGACCCCCGGCTCGACCGCGTCGCGCTGGAGCTCGGCGCCGGCGACCGGCTGATGGTGATCACGTCGGCCGGCTGCAACGCGCTGGATTACGCCCTCGACGAACCGGAGCGGATCGACACGGTCGACGTCAACCCGCGTCAGAACGCGCTCCTGGAACTCAAGAAGGCCGGCATCAAGGAGCTGGAACACGCCGAGTTCTTCGAGCTGTTCGGCAACGGCAAGGCGCCGGACTGGGACCGCATGTACCAGCGGCTCCGCCCGCACCTGCCCGACGAAGCAGCCAAGTACTGGGACAAGAACGGCAAGTTCTTCCTCGGCGCCGGCCGCCGCGACAGCTTCTACTTCCGCGGCTCGGCCGGGATGTTCGCCTGGGGCATCAACGACATCTACATCGACCGCTGGGTGAAGATCCGCCCGGCGATCGAACGCATGCTCGCCGCCGAAACCATCGAGGAGCAGCGCGAGGTCTACACCAAGGACGTCAAGCCGGCGTTCTGGGGTCCGTGGATCAAGTGGTTCCTCCGCCGCGACGCCACGCTGTCGCTGCTCGGCGTGCCCCGCGCGCAGCGCACCCAGCTCGAGCGGCACTACCCGGGCGGCATCGTCAAGTTCATCGAGGACCAGCTCGACCACGTGTTCGGCGAGCTGCCGATCAAGGACAACTACTTCTGGCGGGTCTACCTGACCGGATCGTACACGCCGGAGTGCTGCCCCAATTACCTCAAGGAAGAGCACTTCCTGCGGCTCAAGGATGGCCTCGCCGACCGCGTGCACACGCACACCAACACGATCCTCGACCACCTGCTCCAGAAGAAGTCCAGCTACTCGCACTACGTGCTGCTGGACCACATGGACTGGATGGCCGAGCACATGCTCGACGTCCTGCAGAAGCAGTGGCAGGCGATCGTCGACTGCGCGGACGAGGGCGCCCGCTTCCTGTGGCGCGGCGCCGCGGTGATCTGCGACTTCGTCGACCCGATCGAGGTCCAGGTGAACGGCCAGACCCGCCGCCTGGGCGAGCTGCTCGAGTACAACCGCCCGCTCGCCGACGAGCTGCACGTCAAGGACCGCGTGAACACCTACGCCAGCTTCTCGATCGCCACGCTCCACAAGGGCGGCGCGCCGTCCGCCTCTAGCCAACCATCACTCGACAACTCCGCGGACGATGACAGCCCTCAGTCAGCTCAAGACCCTGTATCACCTGACTCTCTCGCCCATTCGCGGTGA
- a CDS encoding class I SAM-dependent methyltransferase — translation MTALSQLKTLYHLTLSPIRGETHQERLDSFYSGQAEDYDEFRKRMLHGRDELFADLPAEPGASWVDMGSGTGMNAERFGARLENFGQVTLADLSESLLKVADKRIADRGWANVRTMHADITRLEIPDESVDLVTFTYSLTMVPDWFSALQEAYRILKPGGVIGVADFYISRKFPAEGLKRHSWFTRSLWPVWFSLDNVHPSADHVPYLMSRFEKVSIHEDYGKLPWVPVIKPPHYRFVGRKPA, via the coding sequence ATGACAGCCCTCAGTCAGCTCAAGACCCTGTATCACCTGACTCTCTCGCCCATTCGCGGTGAGACCCATCAGGAGCGGCTCGACAGCTTCTACTCCGGCCAGGCCGAGGACTACGACGAGTTCCGCAAGCGGATGCTGCACGGGCGGGACGAGTTGTTCGCCGACCTGCCGGCCGAGCCGGGCGCCAGCTGGGTCGACATGGGCTCGGGCACCGGCATGAACGCCGAGCGGTTCGGCGCGCGGCTCGAGAACTTCGGCCAGGTCACGCTGGCCGACCTCTCCGAGTCGCTGCTCAAGGTCGCCGACAAGCGGATCGCCGACCGCGGCTGGGCCAATGTGCGGACCATGCACGCCGACATCACCCGCCTCGAGATCCCCGACGAGTCGGTCGACCTGGTGACCTTCACGTACTCGCTGACCATGGTGCCCGACTGGTTCTCCGCCCTGCAGGAGGCCTACCGGATCCTCAAGCCGGGCGGGGTGATCGGCGTGGCCGACTTCTACATCAGCCGCAAGTTCCCCGCTGAGGGGCTGAAGCGGCACTCCTGGTTCACCCGCTCGCTGTGGCCGGTCTGGTTCTCTCTAGACAACGTCCACCCGAGCGCCGACCATGTACCGTACCTGATGTCGCGGTTCGAGAAGGTGAGCATCCACGAGGACTACGGCAAGCTCCCCTGGGTGCCGGTCATCAAGCCCCCCCACTACCGGTTTGTCGGGCGTAAGCCAGCCTGA